From the Lathyrus oleraceus cultivar Zhongwan6 chromosome 4, CAAS_Psat_ZW6_1.0, whole genome shotgun sequence genome, one window contains:
- the LOC127135788 gene encoding uncharacterized protein LOC127135788, which yields MEAHHVQFQEETRNYQKNTTASIKNLEVQMGQIAQQIASSSQAQGVLPSATVPNPREYHNMNVVTTRSGESEEVVEEVDEEEDRLIEVDLEIKENEVVREEVVAPKPVVKEIAIDPKSVVKLSFPTRNKEKGQHEKKFEKFLELFIKLEINIPLLEALEQMPTYAKFMKDIISKKCTININPIILTETCSAILQGMKIAIKKEDRGAVTIPCTIGDRSFNKAFIDLGASVSLMPLSIYKKLGIGAVQDTRMTLQFTDHSVKKPYGIVKDVLVKIDKFIFPVDFVILEMPEGEEIPLILGRPFLETGRYVINI from the coding sequence ATGGAAGCTCATCATGTTCAATTTCAAGAAGAAACTCGGAACTATCAGAAAAACACCACAGCttccataaaaaatcttgaagtccAGATGGGTCAAATCGCTCAGCAAATAGCATCAagttctcaagcacaaggtgTTCTACCTAGTGCAACTGTGCCCAATCCTAGAGAGTATCATAACATGAACGTTGTGACAACACGAAGTGGTGAATCTGAGGAAGTTGTTGAGGAAgtggatgaagaggaagaccgATTGATCGAAGTGGACCttgagatcaaagaaaatgaagttgttaGAGAAGAAGTGGTAGCACCAAAACCGGTTGTGAAAGAAATAGCAATTGATCCCAAGTCGGTTGTTAAGCTCTCATTCCCCACAAGAAACAAGGAAAAAGGACAACATgagaaaaaatttgaaaaattcttaGAGTTGTTCATAAAGCTGGAGATTAACATTCCTTTGTTGGAGGCACTTGAGCAAATGCCTActtatgccaagttcatgaaggacatcaTTTCGAAGAAGTGTACCATCAACATAAACCCGATCATTCTaaccgaaacttgtagtgctattttgcagggtatgaagattgCGATAAAGAAGGAAGATCGAGGAGCTGTCACCATCCCGTGTACTATTGGAGATAGGTCGTTCAACAAAGCTTTTATTGATCtgggagctagtgtgagtctcatgccattatccatttacaagaagcTTGGTATAGGGGCGGTGCAAGATACCAGGATGACACTCCAATTCACAGATCATTCGGTCAAGAAACCGTATGGTATTGTTAAAGATGTCCTGGTGAAAATTGACAAGTTTATAtttccggtggattttgtaatTCTAGAGATGCCGGAAGGTGAAGAGATCCCTCTCATTCTTGGTAGACCCTTTTTGGAGACGGGAAGATATGTAATCAACATATAA